The sequence AAATAATAAAGCCTTTCAAAAAATGCCCTACCATATAAATGTAACACTGTAAAGATAATAATAAGTTCATTTTATGGACATTTTAAAACCAAAACACTTTCACCAAGCAACATGTTATATTTAACTTTGGTTCAACATGGAGGAAAAAATTTACATGGTGTTTATATTATTTGTATAGCTCATGTCTCTCAAGATAGCCTAAAATCTTCAATATTAGAGAAAAATGAGACAAAATTATGGTTTTAAAgtgctttatttttcatctctattgACAAAGCATTTTATGTTCAAAGAGAAtggatagtttctttttttttttaatttgaccattaaaatatttatgagataTCTACTATGTGTAAGTCAAAATAGGGAAGTATATGTTTTCAAGGAGGAAATAAGACATCAGAAAACTGAATTACAAAGGACAAAGGCTCCCCTGCCCATTGATACTGAATCATTGTACAAGCCTTGATTTAAAATGTCCTAAGTCTatactctgatggcagaaagtgaagaagaactaaagagcctcttgatgaaagtgaaagatgagagtgaaaaagttggcttaaagctcaacattcagaaaactaagatcatggcatctgatcctatcacttcatggcaaatagatggggaacagtagaaacagtggctgactttatttatttgggctacaaaatcattacagatggtgattgcagccatgaaattaaaagactcttactccttggcaggaaagttatgaccaacctagatagcatattaaaaagcagagacactttgccaacaaaggtctgtctagtcaaggctatggtttttccagtggtcatgtatggatgtgagagttggactataaagaaagctgagtacagaagaactgatgcttttgaactgtggtgttgcagaaaattcttgagagtcccttggactgcgaggagatccaaacagtccatcctaaaggagatcagtcctgggtgttcattgaaaggactgatgctgaagctgaaactccaatactccggccacctcatgcgaagagctgacacatttgaaaagaccctgatgctgggagggattgggtgcaggaggagaaggggacaacagaggatgagatggttggatggcatcaccgactcaatggacatgagttggggtggactccgggagttggtgatggacgaggaggcctggcatgctgcagttcatggggtcacaaagagttggacacgactgagtgactgaactgaactgtaatctATACCCAGCATATCTTTAGGAACAAcacaattcttattttttattcaaagacatcttttcaataatttttctcAAAGCATTTTTTACCTCCCGATTCCTCAAGCTGTAGATCAATGGATTTAGCATAGGAATCACCACAGTATAGAAAATTGAGGCAAATTTGTCTTTATCTAGTGAGTGGCTTGACTTGGGTTGCAGGTACATAAAAGTGAGGGTCCCATAGTACACAGTAATAGAAAACAGGTGAGAGGCGCAGGTAGAAAAGGCTTTCTGTCTCCCTACAGCAGAATGCATCCTTACGATGGCAAAGACGATGAACACATAGGATATGAGGACAATGATAAGGGAACAGAAGACGTTGAAGCCTGCAATGGCTAATAACATCAGCTCTTTGACTCGCGTGTCAGAGCAGGCCAGAGCGATCAAGGGAACATCGTCGCAGTAGAACTGGTTGATCACATTAGGGCCACAGAAAGTCATTTGAAATGTGGCCACTGCTTGTATGAATCCCACCAGGACTCCATAAATATAAGAGCTAGTgaccatttggatgcagagtttcCTAGGCATGAGAACTGCATAGAGTAAAGGGTGGCATATGGCCACATACCGATCATAAGCCATGACAGACAGCATTAATAATTCCCAAACTGAAAATGTGATAAAGCCACACACTTGAGTGGCACATGCATAAAGTGATATGCTTTTAATTTTACGAAAAGTGTTTACAAGGGTGTTTGGTGTGATGGTGGAGGAACCATAAAAATCCACAAAAGCCAGATGacagaggaaaaaatacatgggTGTGTGAAGTTGAGGACTTACTTGTATCAACACAATCAAACCAAGATTACCCAAGGCAGTAATCAAGTAGATCAAcaataaaacacagaagaaaatgaacCGAAGCTCTGGGTTATCTGTGAGGCCCAAGAGGATGAACTCAGTAACCGCTGAGtgattgctttctgccatgaaatGAAGGATTCTACAGTAAATTCCACCGGAGCACAACTCTGAAAAGTCTTGACTCTGTAAGGAATGATTAAGTGTGAGAAGGTATCCCTGTCTCTCCAGAATGTTATGTTAAATTCAGTTAAAGTAGAATCTTGATAAGGACTTTGAAGTAT comes from Cervus elaphus chromosome 1, mCerEla1.1, whole genome shotgun sequence and encodes:
- the LOC122700234 gene encoding olfactory receptor 5AL1-like encodes the protein MAESNHSAVTEFILLGLTDNPELRFIFFCVLLLIYLITALGNLGLIVLIQVSPQLHTPMYFFLCHLAFVDFYGSSTITPNTLVNTFRKIKSISLYACATQVCGFITFSVWELLMLSVMAYDRYVAICHPLLYAVLMPRKLCIQMVTSSYIYGVLVGFIQAVATFQMTFCGPNVINQFYCDDVPLIALACSDTRVKELMLLAIAGFNVFCSLIIVLISYVFIVFAIVRMHSAVGRQKAFSTCASHLFSITVYYGTLTFMYLQPKSSHSLDKDKFASIFYTVVIPMLNPLIYSLRNREVKNALRKIIEKMSLNKK